The Oryza glaberrima chromosome 9, OglaRS2, whole genome shotgun sequence genome includes a window with the following:
- the LOC127785296 gene encoding putative disease resistance RPP13-like protein 1 yields the protein MAMLRPAAMDLFLSATSIVSNANEWFEFLGTAFSAASLLLSRWRRRRQGDEAERRQLQWKGEDAKMKQLHYCMLQLPDLIHHAEWLSFVKDDKEVAKLLPELKARVHDAYDLLEEFNHHHHHQQQLQLDLGQDAAAEKAGDDFLQSIASGNTVREILDDLNCLRNTLEGVIDRHARSEPHQIGKLLRPAMTSFYDKSKFRSLEDEVNELLELLGVKICSARPHKRRIKGETASASKRNRRNSGVGSCSNQEIASDNVTVLAISGIGGVGKTTLARQVYNDERVKGYFDVRIWISVSDDFNVKRLTKEFIEFALANWMQSDNLCNLQQSLTESIVKFRFLLVLDDVWDDVYANQDNRWQNFLEPLKSAQQGSAILLTTRSQRVADLVNENRHFRLEGLPPTIFDEFFEACAFGSDRCGVNPELNPIGKRIIPQLKRCPLAAETLGRLLKPMLDREHWNQIAGSELWELKQEKYDILPVLRLSYLYLPSHLRNCFLFCSMYPKNHQFDKDTLVNSWIAAGLVESCKGGKLESDGYRYFEDLLHRSLLQKESSSPTDSKHVMHKLIHDMAQLVSERECFIVKGETDLTKIPQGVRHLSIIGSSSLSETNLRMVCKYKTLRSIVCHGVETYILTAVAKYWFEELTKIRMLGFLSCELNSLPENIGNLKLLRYLNISDCTFEELPRSFWRLQNLQIVDAQKCRVQQIPDDFNRLGNLQRFKLRGTIIKQPGTYEL from the coding sequence ATGGCGATGCTgaggccggcggccatggatttGTTCCTGTCGGCGACGTCCATCGTCTCCAACGCCAACGAATGGTTCGAGTTCCTCGGCacggccttctccgccgcgtCGTTGCTGCTATCCCGGTGGAGGCGTCGGCGGCAAGGGGACGAGGCGGAGAGGAGGCAGCTGCAGTGGAAAGGGGAGGACGCGAAGATGAAGCAGCTCCACTACTGCATGCTCCAGCTCCCGGATCTGATCCACCATGCGGAGTGGCTCAGCTTCGTCAAGGACGACAAGGAGGTGGCCAAGCTCCTCCCCGAGCTCAAGGCCAGGGTGCACGACGCCTACGACCTCCTCGAGGAGTTcaatcaccaccaccatcaccagcagcagctccaACTGGATCTGGGTCAGGACGCCGCCGCGGAGAAGGCCGGGGACGATTTCTTGCAGAGCATCGCCAGCGGCAACACGGTGAGGGAGATCTTGGATGATCTCAACTGCCTGAGGAACACGCTTGAGGGTGTCATTGACCGCCATGCTCGCTCCGAGCCGCATCAGATTGGCAAGCTGCTGAGGCCGGCCATGACCTCTTTCTATGACAAATCCAAGTTCCGCAGCCTTGAGGATGAGGTGAATGAGCTGCTCGAGTTACTCGGGGTGAAGATCTGCTCAGCACGGCCACACAAGCGGCGAATCAAAGGCGAAACCGCTTCGGCTAGCAAGAGGAACAGGCGGAACAGCGGTGTCGGATCATGCAGCAATCAGGAAATTGCATCTGACAATGTAACTGTCTTAGCAATATCTGGCATTGGTGGTGTTGGGAAGACTACTTTGGCTCGGCAAGTTTACAATGATGAGAGGGTCAAGGGGTATTTTGATGTCAGGATTTGGATTTCTGTCTCGGATGATTTCAATGTCAAGAGATTAACTAAGGAGTTCATAGAGTTTGCTCTTGCAAATTGGATGCAGTCTGATAATCTGTGTAACCTCCAGCAGAGTCTCACCGAAAGTATTGTCAAGTTTaggttcttgcttgttcttgatGATGTGTGGGACGATGTATATGCCAATCAGGACAACAGATGGCAGAATTTCCTTGAGCCATTAAAGTCTGCCCAACAAGGTAGTGCGATTCTTTTGACGACAAGGTCTCAAAGGGTTGCTGATCTAGTGAATGAAAACAGGCACTTCCGACTGGAAGGTCTGCCGCCTACCATTTTCGATGAATTTTTTGAGGCGTGTGCATTTGGCTCAGATCGCTGCGGTGTTAATCCAGAACTAAATCCCATTGGGAAAAGGATAATTCCACAGCTGAAGAGGTGCCCTTTAGCTGCTGAAACTCTTGGACGTTTACTGAAGCCTATGCTGGATAGAGAGCACTGGAATCAGATCGCAGGAAGTGAATTGTGGGAGCTGAAACAGGAGAAATATGACATTTTGCCAGTCCTTCGCTTGAGCTATCTGTATCTACCTTCCCATCTGAGAAACTGTTTTTTGTTTTGCTCCATGTATCCTAAAAACCATCAGTTTGACAAAGATACTCTGGTGAACAGTTGGATAGCAGCTGGGTTAGTTGAGTCCTGCAAGGGTGGCAAGCTAGAAAGCGATGGATATCGATATTTTGAGGATCTACTGCATAGATCTCTTCTTCAGAAGGAATCAAGCAGCCCAACGGATTCCAAGCATGTCATGCATAAGCTGATCCATGATATGGCACAACTGGTTTCTGAGCGCGAGTGCTTCATTGTAAAAGGCGAAACTGATCTGACGAAAATCCCTCAAGGCGTTCGCCATCTTTCAATAATTGGCAGTAGTAGTCTCAGTGAAACCAACCTAAGAATGGTATGCAAGTACAAAACGCTGCGCTCCATTGTGTGCCATGGTGTTGAGACTTACATACTTACTGCTGTAGCGAAGTACTGGTTTGAAGAACTTACCAAAATACGAATGCTGGGTTTCCTGTCCTGTGAGTTGAACTCTCTGCCTGAGAACATTGGCAACCTGAAGCTTCTCCGGTACCTGAATATCAGCGATTGTACTTTCGAAGAGCTTCCTCGATCTTTTTGGCGACTCCAGAATTTACAAATTGTAGATGCTCAGAAATGCCGTGTCCAACAAATTCCTGATGACTTCAATCGACTGGGTAATTTGCAGAGATTTAAGTTGAGGGGTACAATTATCAAACAACCCGGCACTTATGAACTTTAA